In Paracoccus jeotgali, the following are encoded in one genomic region:
- a CDS encoding Gfo/Idh/MocA family protein produces MREIGIGVLGGGYMGKAHSVAMAAVGAVFATTLRPRLEMICASRPETAEQYRQQYGFGRATDDWRKLVHDDAVEAIIIATPQQTHRQIAEAAFAAGKPVFCEKPLGASLADSRAMVAAALASGQPNMVGFNYIRTPASQFARQLIADGVIGDVTMFRGEHTEDFYADPDAPASWRTDGTANGTMGDLAPHMINGALALIGPIKSVMAEVETVHASRPGGAVTNDDHAQMMVRFDSGAMGQMYFSRIATGRKMGYAYEVTGTRGAIRFDQEDQNSLWLYRSEGDEATRGFTRILTGPAHPDYQAFCQGPGHGTGYQDQIIIEARDFLQAIETGKPVWPTFRDGLEVAQVVHAALESSEQRRWVDVGDI; encoded by the coding sequence CCGTGTTCGCAACGACGCTGCGCCCGCGGCTCGAGATGATCTGCGCCTCGCGCCCCGAGACGGCGGAACAGTATCGGCAGCAATACGGATTTGGCCGCGCCACGGATGACTGGCGCAAACTTGTCCATGATGACGCGGTCGAGGCCATCATCATCGCCACGCCGCAACAGACCCATCGCCAGATCGCCGAGGCCGCCTTTGCGGCGGGAAAGCCGGTCTTCTGCGAAAAGCCGCTGGGCGCGTCACTCGCCGACAGCCGGGCGATGGTGGCCGCGGCTCTGGCCTCGGGCCAGCCCAACATGGTCGGCTTCAACTATATCCGCACCCCGGCCAGCCAGTTCGCACGCCAGTTGATCGCCGACGGGGTCATCGGCGATGTGACCATGTTCCGCGGCGAACATACCGAGGATTTCTATGCCGATCCCGACGCACCGGCCAGTTGGCGGACCGACGGCACCGCCAACGGCACGATGGGCGATCTGGCCCCGCACATGATCAACGGCGCGCTTGCGCTGATCGGACCGATCAAAAGTGTCATGGCCGAGGTCGAGACCGTCCACGCCAGCCGGCCCGGCGGTGCGGTCACCAATGACGATCACGCCCAGATGATGGTCCGCTTCGACAGCGGCGCGATGGGGCAGATGTATTTCTCGCGCATCGCGACCGGTCGCAAAATGGGTTATGCCTATGAGGTCACCGGCACCAGGGGCGCGATCCGTTTCGATCAGGAAGACCAGAACTCGCTGTGGCTGTATCGCAGCGAGGGGGACGAGGCCACGCGCGGCTTTACCCGCATCCTGACCGGCCCCGCCCATCCCGACTATCAGGCATTCTGTCAGGGGCCAGGTCACGGCACCGGCTATCAGGATCAGATCATCATCGAGGCCCGCGATTTCCTGCAGGCCATCGAAACCGGCAAGCCGGTCTGGCCGACCTTCCGCGACGGGCTGGAGGTCGCGCAGGTGGTCCATGCCGCACTGGAATCCTCAGAACAGCGTCGCTGGGTCGACGTTGGCGACATCTAG